The segment CCATCCACTTCTAAAAACTGCAACACCCGAATCCGGTAGGGCTGATCCTGGGCAAAATCGTAGGCTTGCTCCAGAAAAATTCCCTGACCGCCAAATACCGCCAATGGTAACGGCCGCATACACACTCGAATATGCGCGAAAAACGGCGGATTTTCAAACGCTTGCGCTTGGTTACTAAATTCACCGGCCATCCAATGGACCAGGGTGGTGATGTCAGTCGCGTGAGTCATAGCAATAAGTTAGACGAAACTATTTCTGAGGCCGCAGTCGAAACAACAAAAACTGTGTGACTTGATCTTCATCGAAGTTGTCATCGCTGACAATCCATAGACTACGCGAACCATCCGCAAGCTTTGGCCCGAGGGTCATTCCTTCAACGTTATCGATCGTCACCCCCAAGGTCGATAAATCCAGCATCAATCGTTTTTGCACCGGCGACCAGTCTTCCGGTAAACCTTGCAAACTCTCAAGCGTCTGGACATCCCGCGCCCCTGCAAAGGTGAACTGATAAATCTTGGCATTAAATCCCGTTAGACCAAGCGATCGTTCTAAGGCAAAAAATCGACCGGCATTATCGATCGACAAAATATCCGACAAGCCATTCTCGATCGTGCCAATGGGTCCTGGATCCAGCTCATAAACGTATTCCCCCACCAAATCCGTCCGCCCCGAAATCAGCGCATAATGCATCATCCGCAGCCGATCTTTCGGTAACTCCGTCTGCTCATCCGCCGTCTCTGGGGGCAAAATTGTTTGGTCCTGCTCTAACGGATTTTCTACCGCAACAAAGATTCGAAAGAGGTCTGCGGTCGCATCCGTGTTGATCGCGAGGCTTTCAAACCCTTTATTGTTTTGGATGCCCAGGTCTTGATCATCTTTCTCCTGGGGCACATAGGTCGCAGGCAGGGGCAAAGATTTTAGCCACTTGCCAGTGGTTAAGTCGTATTCACTGACACTCGGGGGCAAGCCATTATCGGCATTCCCTTCACTGGCGATCAAAACGGTACCACGGGGCGATAGGACAATGCCTTCCGCATCAATTTTGCCGCGTTCGTAGGCCGCCCCATTTTGCGACTTCAGGGTCGTCGTGGCGATCACATCAATTTTTTGAATCCGGGACTGTCCCGCTGAATCTTTGCCCATCTGGGGCTTTAGCGTATAGAAGCGTGCAGGGGCATAGTTACTTCGATCGTCAGACACCGCGTAGAACAGACCTTTTTGACGATCGTAGGCCAAACCCGATAGGCCACCCACATCCGGTGCAGCATTTTTGGGCAACGTGTAGCTATCGACAAATTCCAGAGCTACCGGCGCAAACAAGCGGCTTTCCGCTGAGACCTCGGGTAAACTACAGCCCGTCACCAGCAAACTTACAGCCAAACTTATTGCGAGTAGCGGCAGGAGGGCAAGTGATCGCCGCAATTTGCCCACAGGCGATAGGGGAATCCAGGCCAAAGCGCATTCTCGCCACAGGCGACGTAGACGAAAGCGGAGGGTATCCAGCAGCATGGCAATTGAGAAACCAGAAATTGTTTGCAAGTCTTTCTGCATCTTAACTTGAGGAAGTGATGTGCAGGCCAACTGTTCAACATGCGATTTTACAGAGCATTGGATTATTGCCCCGATTGAGGCAGTCATCAAAGTAAAACCATGAGTTCGTGAAGCCTAAGTCAATCGACATTAAATATCTTGAATATCTTGCTCACCGGGCTTCGACTTCGCTCAGCCCTCACACTTTGCCATGTCATAGACTCGCTAATTGAGCAGCACCTTAACTGGTTTCGGCTCCGCTCAACCAGCACGATCGCCTAGTTCAGGCCACCAATCTTACAGTTCAACGATGTCACCACAAATAAATCGGTCGTCGCTCCAACACAATCAGCACTAAGGCTTATGGCCGAGACAGGCTGGGGCACAGTCGGCATCTAGTCCCTTCAATTTTTCCCACTCTCAGAGTTTCCAGATGAGGAAGT is part of the Romeriopsis navalis LEGE 11480 genome and harbors:
- a CDS encoding esterase-like activity of phytase family protein, giving the protein MQKDLQTISGFSIAMLLDTLRFRLRRLWRECALAWIPLSPVGKLRRSLALLPLLAISLAVSLLVTGCSLPEVSAESRLFAPVALEFVDSYTLPKNAAPDVGGLSGLAYDRQKGLFYAVSDDRSNYAPARFYTLKPQMGKDSAGQSRIQKIDVIATTTLKSQNGAAYERGKIDAEGIVLSPRGTVLIASEGNADNGLPPSVSEYDLTTGKWLKSLPLPATYVPQEKDDQDLGIQNNKGFESLAINTDATADLFRIFVAVENPLEQDQTILPPETADEQTELPKDRLRMMHYALISGRTDLVGEYVYELDPGPIGTIENGLSDILSIDNAGRFFALERSLGLTGFNAKIYQFTFAGARDVQTLESLQGLPEDWSPVQKRLMLDLSTLGVTIDNVEGMTLGPKLADGSRSLWIVSDDNFDEDQVTQFLLFRLRPQK